The region CTCTAATCTACGTGAAATGCCAGTTCTTCTCCAGCCCACACTAACATGCTAATTTCTTAGCTTACTGACCCCCAACTGCTTTCATTAAAGCCTATCCCTTATTTCTATTAATCCAGTATCTTAATCTCCTTCCTGCACTTGGCTCTGAGAGCTGATGAGATTGTTAATGCTGCTCTCAGGGCAACAACTCAAGCAACACAAGCAACTTCTGCAAGGTGTGTGTGCTTGCCTGATCAAATTCACTCCCCATCCCACTATTACAAGAGGCCAGGCAGAGTGCAGCAACTGTCTGTGCGTAAAGAGATAGTCCACAGCATACATAGAGAAGGTAGCTTCTTTTACAAATTATCTAAAATGAGCTGCTGTACAAGACACTGAATATACAGTTCCTGAAGAGCTGCTGACCAACAGCAAGTTTTCCCGTACAGATCACCAGCTTGCAAGATCCTGCTTTACTGCATACTTAACACATTTCCACATGATAATGGAGGGAAGGTTAAACAGTGGCATACAGTTCTGGGCTCAGGGTTTTGGAGCACATACTACATATGTCTTACAATAACACAACTACGAAAATACATGGGATCATTTCTCTGTCAAGAAGAGTGCAGTGATTTTACCTAAACCCATTCCATTTTCCTGGAACACACATAACCAATCCACTCAGAAAGATGATGCAAAATTTACCTTTCCGTCAACTTGGGGACTCTTTTTCTTACCTTAGCCAgctttctttcatgcttctctGATGCTTTGGTCCCTCTGAAATCATTCTGTAACAGGTCATGCCTTGCTATGAACTCCTTCTGGAAATACAGAAACTTGTTAAAATATTCACTTTTAGTTACACCATCCAAGTCTGAAAGAATGAACTGATACTCATCCTTGGCATGCTCCATAACACACTGTTGTCTGTTCttaacttgtttgtttttcagcacCAAAATCTCTGACACATCTAACTCAGCTCTTTTGAGACACATATGGAGGCTGTCAGTTCcctctctactttctttttaaGAGCTTTAAACTTTAACATTTCCAGCAGAGTAGAAAAATCTGCTGAGATACCAATGCTGGTCACAGGTGACTGGGGACGTCTGTTATTAGGGCAGGAAAATTCACCTTGTGCTGGAAGCAGAGGGATGCTAGAACAAAAGTTACCTGAAAATCTTTTCATCTTCCTTGCTCTCTCATTTTCGGCTGGGGATTGATTTCTTTCTGTCACGAAACTAGTTTGTTTCCTGGCAGAGTACAATCAtccctgttttattttctctgaagtctTACAAAGCTTGCTATGATTTAAGTGTCCTGAGGTGTAAAGTTTAACATCTCTTCTGTAGGTCATGCCCAAACTATCAAAGAGATGAGCCAGGCTCCTCACTTATCAAGTTTCTCTTCATGATGAAATGGATTGCCATAGCATACaaccaaaagaaagaggaaagacaaaatacacttaaaaaaaggaaaaacttcaGAAGACAAAAACTTTCAACACGGAACAAAACTCTTCCACTTCTAGAACAGAGCATTTTACATAGACTTAGCCTATACAAATAAGCTACCTTCCTTGTTATCCACAGCTTTTTACAAATAATCAGACAGACTTGGAAACTTGCGCATTCCTGCCAAGCTCAGCCTCCACCTGCATTTCTTGGTActacagactttttttccccaaggatTCTCCATGATGTCTGCTGCTTGAGAGAGCAGCTGCTTCTGCCCATTCATCAACACTAGGTCTAAGGCTGGTCCCTTTCCGTGGTGTGTCAAATAATCCCTTTTGGAAACTCTCGATGTTCTTATTGATATGTTGTTTTAGAAATTTAGACTTCTTAATTTTAACTCTAACTTTGTTCATTGTTAGATAATACTTTGTTACCTGTGAATCTTGTGCCAGTTCTTTACTTGAAATAGTTCCTCCCTTGTCTTCTACTGTTTTATGTCATTTATAGGAAGAAATCATGGCTCCTCTCAGACTTTCACCCAAGCTCAGTGTATGTTGTTTATagataaacatatttttgtgaGGTAGGCTCATCATTCTTCCAGTCATCTTAGTAACAATGCTTTTCTCCTCTTACAGTTACACTGAGGTACGAAATGGTTGACATCAAAAGGCACCTCAGGGGATCATCTAGTGCAATTCTCCTTCTCAGAGCAGGGTAAGCTACACCAGGTTGCTCGGGGCCATGTCTAGTTGGGTTTTGATTATCTGCAAGGATGAAGTCTCCATAACCTCTGTGGGCAACCTGTTCCGACATTTGACCACCGTCACCATATTAAAAAGTTGTTTCTTGTGTATAAATtgaatttcctgtgttttcacTTGTGTTTATTGCCtcctgtcctgtcactgggcaccactgagaataGGTTGGGTCACCCTTATAACTCAGAAGGCCCACAAATATTGCAGCAGATAACTAGCTGATATTTGTGGTGGTAATGACTTCATCATCCACTTACATACAGCATTACATAATGCAATAAACTCAGGTAGCATCAGGATGTCACCAGCATGGTCTTAACCCTTGAGAAAAATGGTAGTCTGCTTTTCCTAACTTTTCCTGGAAAGTGAACCattgttgggtttggtttgttttgttttgcagtggGGGAGGGACTTTTTTGTAACTTATGTTATTATTATACTCTGGCTCAAAGTGACCTAATAAATGAGTCAATGTTGCACTCTGGTGTATTTAGAAGTATTTAGGCTTGTGCAAACAGATACTGTGGTCCTGCGGGACCTTGTTTCCCTGGGCAACAAGGCAGTGAAGCACACAGATGCAGAGTTAGGGGGAGAAGAGACAGGTAAGTTGTCTCCAAATGGACAGCAATTTGGAGGAAAACAATGTGACTCCTTTAGATGTTGCACTGAGGCAAAGGGCCAGGCAGCAACCAAGGCACAGGCTGCTACTTCGGCCAGCTCTCTGTATctcagggagcaggagaagacCTTAAAACTGCTGTACACCCTGACAGACACCCACACAACATATGAAAGACACTCAAGACTACCAGAGGCCATGCTAGAAGGCAAGGGCACAGCCTGACCTCAGTATCCCACACTCCAAACCCAATGGCAGCCCATGAGAAAGCTAAAGAGAAAGGCAggaatatatttgcattttcagcaTGTGCCAGAATGCCCAAGTGGCCTTTGTTCTCAATGTCAGTAACAGGCAAGGCCAGCTTCAAGTAGCTAATAATTCCAAGTGGCTCTCACTTTTGTCTACTTAGCACAGCTGGCTTCACCTCCTCAAGATGGTGACAACCTAATGCGGCTAAAACAGGTTCTATTTGACCCTCCTGCCTCTCCAGCAAAGCCAGTTTGCATGTCTGCTGTATGAGCAGCACACCAGTGCTTCTCCTGGCAAGCTGGCCCTGCCCAATGGTGAACATGGAGGGCGTGTAGCAAGGGGGGACTTTGACTCAGCAAGCCAGCAGTGCTGGTACAGTGACAACCTGTGTCCAGCAGCTCTGAAATGGAGGAAGATGTTTCTTTGTGACGGGATACAGCACCTCCACAGAAACACATAGAAGCACTGCCTCTTAATTTCAAGCAGTACAAGACACTATGAGCTGAATGAATTAACATTAAtagcaaaagcaaagaaatatggCTATCCTGCTTACTAGGAGGGAAGGGGG is a window of Columba livia isolate bColLiv1 breed racing homer chromosome 3, bColLiv1.pat.W.v2, whole genome shotgun sequence DNA encoding:
- the C3H6orf118 gene encoding LOW QUALITY PROTEIN: uncharacterized protein C6orf118 homolog (The sequence of the model RefSeq protein was modified relative to this genomic sequence to represent the inferred CDS: inserted 1 base in 1 codon; substituted 3 bases at 3 genomic stop codons) → MNKVRVKIKKSKFLKQHINKNIESFQKGLFDTPRKGTSLRPSVDEWAEAAALSSSRHHGESLGKKMRSLAHLFDSLGMTYRRDVKLYTSGHLNHSKLCKTSEKIKQGXLYSARKQTSFVTERNQSPAENERARKMKRFSGNFCSSIPLLPAQGEFSCPNNRRPQSPVTSIGISADFSTLLEMLKFKALKKKXREGTDSLHMCLKRAELDVSEILVLKNKQVKNRQQCVMEHAKDEYQFILSDLDGVTKSEYFNKFLYFQKEFIARHDLLQNDFRGTKASEKHERKLAKELQRIYSCDPLHYKXXQVVKEVFEDICYSSLIFVDIQKKLR